A stretch of the Pseudalkalibacillus hwajinpoensis genome encodes the following:
- a CDS encoding assimilatory sulfite reductase (NADPH) flavoprotein subunit, with protein MQLQVVNSPFDKEQTELLNRLLPTLNETQKIWLSGYLSVPGSSEAAAATETVAQGVSASEAFSKQEEKTRELTILYGSHTGNCQSLAESFFERLENEKYNVTLSSLDDFKPKSLKKVEDLLLITSTHGDGDPPDNALSFHDFVQSKRAPELDGLRFSVLSLGDSSYEFFCQTGKDFDKRFEELGATRLYPRVDCDLDFEEPAEEWFEGVTGVLKEDQTTGESTSQTKPDETDQAYSRTNPFKAEILENVNLNGRGSNKETRHLELDLEGSNLEYEPGDSLGIYPENDTTLVLQLIEEMNWKREEQVTVNKQGDVHSLEEALTKIYEMTSLTKPLLKKIAELTSSSELKRMVEAEGEELRTYLYGRDLIDLVKDYGPWTVSAQEFVNVLRKIPVRLYSIASSSKANPDEVHLTIGALRYDAHGRSRTGVCSGQCAERSQAGDTLPVFVQRNQNFRLPDHPDTPIIMIGAGTGVAPYRAFLQEREESGASGETWLFFGEQHFVTDFLYQVEWQKWLKDGVLTRMDVAFSRDTEEKVYVQHRMRERSKELYEWLQQGAHVYVCGDEKYMAKDVHVALVNILEQQGNFSESEAEAYLADLRNAKRYQRDVY; from the coding sequence TCTGCTTCAGAAGCATTCTCTAAACAAGAAGAAAAAACACGTGAGCTCACGATTCTCTATGGCTCACATACTGGCAATTGTCAGTCACTAGCGGAATCGTTCTTTGAGCGATTGGAAAACGAGAAATACAACGTTACCCTTTCATCGCTTGATGATTTTAAGCCAAAGTCGCTTAAAAAAGTAGAAGATTTATTATTGATTACAAGCACCCACGGAGATGGCGATCCTCCTGATAATGCGCTGAGCTTCCATGACTTTGTTCAAAGTAAGAGAGCGCCTGAATTAGACGGTCTCAGATTCTCTGTCTTATCACTTGGTGATAGCTCCTATGAGTTTTTCTGCCAAACCGGGAAAGATTTTGACAAACGCTTTGAAGAATTAGGTGCAACAAGGCTCTATCCTCGTGTAGATTGTGATCTTGATTTCGAAGAGCCGGCAGAAGAGTGGTTCGAAGGCGTGACGGGAGTATTGAAAGAAGATCAGACTACTGGTGAATCGACTTCTCAAACAAAACCTGATGAGACGGATCAGGCGTATTCCAGAACGAATCCATTCAAAGCCGAAATTCTTGAGAATGTTAATTTGAATGGACGTGGGTCCAATAAAGAAACGCGGCACCTTGAGCTTGATCTTGAAGGATCGAATCTTGAGTACGAGCCGGGTGATAGTCTTGGCATCTATCCTGAGAATGATACGACACTTGTCCTTCAGCTAATCGAGGAAATGAACTGGAAGCGAGAAGAACAGGTTACGGTGAACAAACAGGGAGACGTTCACTCACTTGAAGAAGCTTTAACAAAAATATATGAAATGACGAGTCTCACAAAGCCATTGCTCAAGAAGATCGCAGAGCTGACATCAAGTTCTGAGCTTAAGCGCATGGTTGAAGCGGAAGGCGAAGAATTAAGAACATACCTTTACGGTAGAGATTTAATTGATTTGGTGAAGGACTACGGACCGTGGACCGTCTCAGCACAGGAGTTTGTAAACGTTCTGCGCAAAATTCCGGTTCGTCTTTATTCGATCGCAAGCAGTTCAAAGGCAAATCCAGATGAAGTTCATCTCACAATTGGCGCACTAAGGTATGATGCACATGGTCGATCTCGTACGGGCGTATGCTCTGGCCAGTGTGCAGAGCGCTCACAAGCGGGGGATACACTCCCAGTATTTGTGCAGCGAAATCAAAACTTTAGACTTCCGGATCATCCTGACACCCCCATTATTATGATAGGCGCAGGCACTGGCGTAGCGCCGTACCGGGCATTCTTACAAGAGCGAGAAGAAAGTGGCGCAAGTGGAGAAACGTGGCTGTTCTTTGGTGAACAGCATTTTGTGACCGATTTTCTTTATCAAGTCGAATGGCAAAAATGGTTGAAAGATGGTGTGCTTACGCGGATGGATGTCGCTTTTTCACGTGATACAGAGGAGAAAGTTTATGTTCAGCACCGCATGCGCGAGCGAAGTAAAGAACTATACGAGTGGCTGCAACAAGGTGCGCACGTCTACGTATGTGGAGATGAAAAGTATATGGCAAAAGATGTTCACGTGGCACTCGTTAACATCTTAGAACAACAGGGGAATTTCAGTGAGTCAGAAGCAGAAGCTTATCTCGCAGATCTACGTAACGCGAAACGCTACCAGCGCGATGTGTACTAA
- the cysI gene encoding assimilatory sulfite reductase (NADPH) hemoprotein subunit, which yields MSKKTVTEDGKPSEMEKIKDESDYLRGSLVKSFADPITASIPDADTKLLKFHGSYMQDDRDIRQERKQQKLEPAYQFMVRVRLPGGVATPEQWLVMDDLANQYGNGTLKLTTRQTFQMHGILKWNMKKSIQAMDRVLMDSLAACGDVNRNVMCNANPYQSDIHAEVHGWARKLSDDLLPRTRAYHEIWLDEEKVLDRKEEEIEPMYGPHYLPRKFKIGVAVPPSNDVDIFSQDLGFIVILEDGKLQGFNVAVGGGMGMTHGDTSTYPQLSRIIGFCTPDKIVDVAEKIITIQRDYGNRSERKNARFKYTIDRRGLDWVRNELNNRLGYELEEARSYHFDHNGDRYGWIKGDGKWHLTLFIQNGRIVDSEDYQIMTGLREIAKVHEGDFRLTPNQNLIIANVSEEKKTEIDQLVATYGITDGKQNSALRRNSMACVAFPTCGLAMAEAERYLPSLIDKIEEIVDEAGLREEEIVIRMSGCPNSCSRPTLGEIAFIGKAPGKYNMYMGAGFVGDRLSKLYKENIGEEEILASLKPILMNYAKEKEEHEHFGDYVIRAEYVEEVRSGLDFHS from the coding sequence ATGTCGAAAAAGACGGTAACAGAAGACGGCAAACCGAGTGAAATGGAGAAAATCAAAGACGAAAGTGATTACTTACGCGGCTCGCTTGTGAAAAGCTTTGCGGATCCCATCACCGCTTCCATTCCAGACGCAGATACAAAACTATTAAAATTTCATGGGAGCTATATGCAGGACGATCGCGATATTCGTCAGGAGCGAAAACAGCAAAAGCTTGAACCAGCTTATCAGTTTATGGTTCGAGTGCGACTACCTGGTGGAGTAGCTACGCCAGAACAATGGCTAGTAATGGATGATCTTGCGAATCAATACGGAAATGGAACGCTAAAGCTAACAACGCGCCAAACGTTCCAGATGCATGGGATTCTGAAGTGGAATATGAAGAAAAGCATTCAGGCGATGGACCGGGTTCTCATGGATTCTCTTGCGGCATGCGGTGACGTGAATCGGAATGTGATGTGTAATGCCAATCCTTATCAATCTGATATTCATGCCGAGGTGCATGGGTGGGCACGGAAGCTAAGCGATGATCTTCTGCCGAGAACGAGAGCGTATCATGAAATCTGGTTAGACGAAGAAAAAGTGCTCGATCGAAAAGAAGAAGAGATTGAGCCGATGTATGGTCCTCATTACTTGCCGAGAAAGTTTAAGATCGGGGTCGCTGTTCCACCATCAAACGACGTGGATATTTTCTCACAAGATCTTGGTTTTATTGTAATTCTTGAAGATGGCAAGCTTCAGGGATTTAACGTCGCAGTAGGCGGTGGCATGGGTATGACGCATGGGGACACAAGTACGTATCCTCAGCTATCCCGAATCATTGGTTTCTGTACACCTGATAAGATTGTTGATGTTGCTGAGAAAATCATTACGATTCAGCGAGATTATGGCAATCGCTCAGAACGGAAGAACGCTCGCTTCAAATATACAATCGATCGAAGAGGACTGGACTGGGTTCGGAACGAATTGAATAATAGACTGGGCTATGAACTAGAAGAAGCTCGTTCTTATCATTTCGATCATAATGGTGATCGCTATGGATGGATAAAGGGTGACGGCAAATGGCATTTAACGCTCTTTATCCAAAATGGTCGTATTGTTGATTCAGAAGATTATCAGATTATGACAGGGCTACGTGAAATTGCGAAGGTTCATGAAGGTGATTTCAGACTAACGCCGAATCAGAATCTCATCATAGCGAATGTATCAGAGGAGAAGAAAACAGAGATTGATCAACTTGTAGCAACATACGGTATCACAGATGGGAAACAAAATTCAGCTCTGCGCCGTAATTCGATGGCCTGCGTGGCGTTCCCAACATGCGGTCTAGCAATGGCAGAAGCAGAGCGTTATCTACCTTCTCTTATTGATAAGATTGAAGAGATCGTGGATGAAGCGGGACTGAGAGAAGAAGAAATCGTGATCCGCATGTCGGGTTGTCCAAATAGCTGCTCACGTCCGACGCTTGGTGAGATTGCCTTTATTGGAAAAGCGCCTGGTAAGTACAATATGTATATGGGAGCAGGGTTTGTTGGGGATCGTCTCAGCAAGCTTTATAAAGAAAACATTGGTGAAGAAGAAATCCTTGCATCATTAAAACCGATCCTAATGAACTATGCGAAAGAAAAAGAGGAACATGAGCATTTCGGTGATTATGTGATTCGAGCAGAGTATGTTGAAGAAGTGCGATCAGGACTTGATTTTCATAGCTAG
- a CDS encoding threonine synthase gives MPYSMVSHLSCPKCNKTYDSDTIQQLCVCGSPLLVEYDLDEVKKRLTKEMIAGREQSLWRYHELLPVKEEKNKVSFEEGMTPFLPLPSLGQKMNLSNLYIKDEGMVPTGSFKARGAAVGISKAKELGVQNLAMPTNGNAGAAWSLYAAKAGLEAHIVMPVDAPEITRKEVSISGAHLYLVNGLISDAGKIVGDLVKEQGFYDASTLKEPYRIEGKKTMGYEIAEQLNWELPDVILYPTGGGVGLIGIYKAFLELQKLGWIKDQKLPRLVAVQSEGCAPIVKAFEEGKNESEFWGNSTTHAFGINVPKAIGDFLVLDAIYQTEGCAVAVSEEAIRTSQREVAALEGQFICPEGASTFAAAERLRERNWIKEDEQVICLNTGLGIKYPDAFEVNVQIMETNERINV, from the coding sequence ATGCCGTACAGTATGGTTTCTCATTTATCATGTCCAAAGTGCAACAAGACTTATGATTCAGATACGATTCAACAGCTTTGTGTTTGTGGTTCACCACTTCTTGTCGAATATGATCTTGATGAGGTGAAAAAGCGTCTTACAAAGGAAATGATTGCCGGACGAGAACAGTCGCTCTGGCGCTATCATGAATTACTTCCTGTTAAAGAAGAAAAGAATAAAGTAAGTTTCGAAGAAGGGATGACCCCTTTCCTGCCGCTACCATCCCTTGGTCAGAAAATGAATCTCTCAAACTTATACATAAAAGACGAGGGAATGGTGCCGACGGGTTCATTTAAAGCTCGGGGAGCGGCAGTCGGCATTTCGAAGGCGAAGGAGCTTGGCGTTCAGAACCTTGCGATGCCGACAAATGGAAATGCAGGAGCTGCCTGGTCACTTTATGCGGCAAAGGCAGGGTTGGAAGCTCATATTGTTATGCCTGTTGATGCACCTGAGATTACGAGAAAAGAAGTGAGTATTTCTGGTGCTCATCTTTATTTAGTCAACGGGTTAATAAGTGACGCTGGTAAAATAGTTGGTGATCTCGTGAAAGAGCAAGGATTTTATGATGCATCTACCCTAAAAGAGCCCTATCGCATTGAAGGTAAAAAAACGATGGGGTATGAAATAGCGGAACAGCTGAATTGGGAGCTTCCTGATGTGATTCTTTATCCAACAGGAGGTGGCGTTGGTCTTATTGGGATCTATAAAGCGTTTCTTGAGCTTCAGAAGCTTGGTTGGATTAAGGATCAAAAGCTTCCAAGGTTAGTTGCTGTGCAATCGGAGGGATGTGCCCCCATTGTGAAGGCATTCGAAGAAGGAAAAAATGAGTCTGAGTTCTGGGGAAATTCAACAACGCATGCGTTTGGTATCAATGTACCTAAAGCGATCGGAGACTTTCTTGTATTGGATGCGATCTATCAAACAGAAGGGTGTGCCGTTGCGGTTTCTGAAGAAGCCATTCGAACATCCCAGCGAGAAGTTGCTGCGTTAGAAGGGCAATTTATTTGTCCTGAAGGCGCGAGTACATTCGCTGCTGCGGAGAGATTAAGGGAACGAAATTGGATCAAAGAAGATGAACAGGTCATTTGTTTAAACACAGGTCTTGGTATTAAATATCCAGATGCTTTTGAAGTAAATGTTCAAATAATGGAGACGAATGAAAGAATCAACGTCTAG
- a CDS encoding MEDS domain-containing protein, with product MTSKMNQLFEEQRSVHVLYAYHGMKNYLEQVVSYTEKGVANGDYVILIENDRLYPMIEKELTSRLTANEMKFVHRVNSFDFYFSSGSYHPPAIHEYFKKTVQPYVESNLSFRSWARVEWASMEEPLHLIEDFEKIVDEAVNDLSFPLICAYDGERMPDYLINILMETHPYVLMEEEFFTSKQYLA from the coding sequence TTGACTAGCAAGATGAACCAGCTGTTCGAGGAGCAAAGAAGTGTTCATGTGCTTTATGCCTACCATGGGATGAAGAATTACCTCGAACAAGTCGTTAGTTATACTGAAAAAGGAGTCGCAAACGGAGATTATGTCATCTTAATCGAAAATGACCGTCTGTATCCGATGATTGAGAAAGAATTAACCTCAAGGTTAACCGCTAACGAAATGAAGTTTGTCCACAGAGTGAACAGCTTCGACTTTTACTTTTCTAGCGGCAGTTATCATCCTCCTGCCATTCATGAATATTTCAAAAAGACCGTTCAACCTTATGTGGAATCTAACCTCTCCTTCCGCTCATGGGCACGTGTGGAATGGGCCTCGATGGAAGAACCTCTTCACCTTATAGAAGACTTCGAAAAAATTGTAGACGAAGCAGTAAACGACCTTTCCTTCCCTCTTATTTGTGCATACGATGGAGAAAGAATGCCTGATTACCTCATAAACATTTTGATGGAAACTCACCCGTACGTGTTAATGGAAGAAGAATTTTTCACTTCAAAACAATATTTAGCTTAG
- a CDS encoding site-2 protease family protein, with the protein MFTLNDIPMFFVNFFIILPIVTLVHEAGHVLLARLFGGKVKFCIGTGRTLFHIGPLEIRRKYFMEGWCQYEELTYNKTWAHVAIYLGGSLFNLIVILIINYLITSNTIPVTLFFYQFTYFSIYFIFFSLMPFRNDNGRPSDGMAVFDVLRYGKSVDPID; encoded by the coding sequence ATGTTTACTTTAAATGATATCCCAATGTTCTTTGTGAATTTCTTCATTATTCTACCAATTGTCACTCTTGTTCATGAAGCAGGTCACGTGCTCCTAGCGCGGCTGTTTGGAGGCAAGGTGAAATTTTGCATCGGTACAGGACGTACACTGTTTCATATAGGACCGCTGGAAATTAGAAGAAAGTACTTCATGGAAGGTTGGTGCCAATACGAAGAATTAACCTACAATAAAACGTGGGCACACGTTGCGATCTATTTAGGTGGCAGTCTATTCAATCTCATCGTGATTCTAATTATTAACTACTTGATCACCTCAAACACAATACCTGTTACGCTATTTTTCTATCAGTTCACATATTTCTCTATCTATTTTATTTTCTTCTCACTTATGCCTTTCCGAAATGACAACGGGAGACCAAGTGACGGGATGGCGGTATTCGATGTTCTTCGATACGGAAAATCCGTCGATCCAATTGATTAA
- a CDS encoding DUF1801 domain-containing protein, with product MYELKTKETDNSVIEFIESVDHPKKREDGYRLLDLFTETTGYEAKLWGPSIIGFGSYHYKYATGHEGDAPLVGFSPRKAKISLYLAQGEPEREEALARLGKHTTGKACVYVNKLADIDLEVLKELICQSIEYLKKLYPEK from the coding sequence ATGTATGAGCTGAAAACGAAAGAAACGGATAATAGTGTGATTGAATTCATTGAAAGCGTTGATCATCCAAAGAAGCGGGAGGATGGCTATCGTTTGTTAGATCTTTTTACTGAAACGACAGGGTATGAAGCGAAATTGTGGGGACCAAGTATTATTGGATTTGGAAGTTATCATTATAAATACGCTACGGGACATGAGGGGGATGCACCGCTCGTTGGATTTTCTCCTAGAAAGGCTAAGATTAGTTTGTATCTCGCTCAAGGAGAACCAGAGCGCGAGGAAGCTTTAGCACGATTAGGCAAGCATACAACAGGGAAGGCCTGTGTTTATGTAAATAAGCTTGCGGACATTGATCTTGAAGTGCTTAAAGAGCTAATATGTCAATCGATCGAATATTTGAAAAAGCTGTACCCAGAAAAATAA
- a CDS encoding sensor histidine kinase yields the protein MKTITKQLIRLFESVHASILRKSVMIFVFILVIPTLMIYQLIINYAEDMIEEDIISENVANTESIVKRVNNEISSVVLQLHLMAGNGEGSEINAERMYERSRQAIAQSSIIRSIYYLDDTSNVIFESPFAPELEGVSYHYPEFDRIQWTHNYAVSSVIQNFSGEDIVSVGIPVFDEKNAFQGALIAEFSQDYLSEIVRSISMSEGHFGMMVDLEGIVLASTNEQSIGSAISSDLPSKQIFEEVSGVARSSYGGNQSIIAYQTLRDEWGLVYGVSEDIAFAPVRKLSLVLTLSFLGILILSFFFIVAGIRNIVYPIIRLTDYAKDYREKVFYQEHDPSQSVRKDEVGELTRTIISVGNSNYEKQHQLEESERYLNDMIEGIPYGMITINDHAIVTHVNNRFENLIGYSRNDLVGKSLSELPIKSTDEDFMLLKALISEDPSIECESYIIDANGRRHIVNIATSRFYNAQNKIIGSIAVLQDISQMKMLESRLKQNDKLALIGQITTGIAHEIKNPLAILTGSSEMLREEVEEANSSEEILELSRDIDQVVKRMKLIVNNFLNFAKVNKADARPIQLKKVIDEVLHLVRFKLKELNIEVVKHYETSGDLVGFYDELIQAFLNIILNAIDAMKEEGTLTVTIEEDEKYVHVAIGDTGTGIVTSNLEWLFDPFFSTKEEGNGLGLTIARDIIKENNGDLTVESVEGEGTTIHCWFQR from the coding sequence ATGAAAACCATAACAAAACAGCTCATTCGTTTATTTGAGTCAGTTCATGCAAGTATTTTAAGAAAGTCTGTCATGATTTTTGTTTTCATTCTTGTTATACCAACGTTAATGATCTATCAGCTGATCATTAACTATGCGGAAGATATGATTGAAGAGGACATTATTAGTGAGAATGTCGCGAACACGGAAAGTATCGTGAAGCGTGTAAATAATGAAATTTCCAGTGTTGTTTTGCAGCTGCATTTAATGGCAGGAAATGGAGAAGGAAGCGAAATTAACGCGGAACGTATGTATGAGCGATCCAGACAGGCGATTGCGCAGAGCTCTATTATTCGGTCTATCTATTATTTAGATGACACTAGTAACGTCATATTTGAATCTCCTTTTGCCCCTGAGCTTGAAGGTGTCTCTTATCACTATCCAGAGTTTGATCGAATTCAATGGACGCACAATTATGCTGTTTCTAGTGTTATTCAAAATTTTAGCGGTGAGGATATTGTTTCGGTGGGGATTCCAGTCTTTGATGAAAAAAACGCTTTTCAAGGTGCTTTAATTGCTGAATTTAGTCAGGATTATTTATCTGAAATCGTAAGAAGTATCAGCATGAGTGAAGGACATTTTGGGATGATGGTTGATCTAGAAGGAATTGTCCTGGCTTCTACCAATGAACAATCAATCGGCTCAGCTATTTCAAGTGATTTACCTTCTAAGCAAATATTTGAGGAAGTTTCAGGGGTTGCACGTTCATCTTATGGAGGGAATCAGAGCATCATCGCTTATCAAACACTGCGTGATGAATGGGGTCTAGTTTACGGGGTGTCAGAAGATATTGCCTTTGCCCCTGTTCGAAAACTATCACTAGTGCTTACGTTATCCTTTCTCGGCATTCTCATTCTTTCATTCTTTTTCATCGTTGCCGGTATTCGAAATATTGTTTATCCCATTATTCGATTAACAGATTATGCAAAGGATTATAGGGAGAAGGTTTTTTACCAGGAGCATGATCCATCGCAAAGTGTCCGAAAAGATGAAGTGGGAGAATTGACTCGAACGATCATTTCTGTCGGCAATAGTAATTATGAGAAGCAGCATCAGCTAGAAGAAAGTGAACGCTACTTAAATGACATGATTGAAGGAATCCCTTATGGCATGATTACGATTAATGATCACGCGATCGTAACGCATGTGAACAATCGATTCGAAAACCTCATTGGGTATAGTAGAAATGATCTCGTGGGAAAGTCATTATCAGAACTTCCGATTAAAAGTACCGATGAAGACTTTATGTTGTTAAAAGCCTTAATCTCTGAGGACCCTAGCATCGAATGTGAAAGTTACATTATCGATGCAAATGGAAGGCGTCACATTGTGAATATCGCTACGTCTCGCTTCTATAATGCTCAGAATAAAATTATTGGCAGCATTGCTGTGCTACAGGATATTTCACAAATGAAGATGCTAGAGTCACGTTTGAAACAAAATGATAAGCTTGCATTAATAGGGCAAATTACCACGGGTATTGCTCATGAAATCAAAAACCCGCTTGCGATTTTAACAGGATCTTCTGAGATGTTAAGAGAAGAAGTGGAGGAAGCCAATAGTTCAGAAGAGATTCTTGAATTATCGCGTGATATTGATCAAGTCGTGAAACGAATGAAGCTCATTGTGAATAATTTCTTGAATTTTGCAAAAGTTAACAAAGCCGATGCTCGACCAATCCAGTTAAAGAAAGTGATTGATGAAGTCCTACATCTAGTGAGATTTAAGCTAAAAGAATTAAATATAGAGGTCGTAAAGCACTATGAGACAAGCGGAGACCTCGTCGGTTTCTATGATGAGTTAATTCAAGCCTTTTTAAATATCATTCTTAACGCAATCGATGCAATGAAAGAGGAAGGAACATTAACCGTTACGATTGAAGAGGATGAGAAATATGTTCATGTCGCTATCGGAGACACAGGAACGGGCATTGTTACGAGTAATCTTGAATGGCTTTTTGATCCATTTTTTTCGACTAAGGAAGAAGGGAATGGACTTGGGTTAACGATCGCGAGAGATATCATTAAAGAAAATAATGGCGATCTTACGGTTGAGAGCGTAGAGGGTGAGGGGACAACGATTCATTGTTGGTTCCAACGATAG